The following proteins are encoded in a genomic region of Musa acuminata AAA Group cultivar baxijiao chromosome BXJ2-11, Cavendish_Baxijiao_AAA, whole genome shotgun sequence:
- the LOC135626215 gene encoding 1-acyl-sn-glycerol-3-phosphate acyltransferase PLS1-like isoform X2, with product MSIAAALVVVPLGLIFLLSGLIVNLVQAIFFITIRPFSKSLYRRINRVVAELLWLQVIWLVDWWAGVKVQLFADSKTYALMGKEHALVISNHKSDIDWLVGWILSQRSGCLGSTLAVMKKSSKFLPVIGWSMWFTEYLFLERSWTKDESTLKSGLQQLKDFPRPFWLALFVEGTRFTPAKLLAAQEYAASQGLPIPRNVLIPRTKGFVSAVSIMRSFVPAIYDVTVAIPSDQPPPTMFRILKGQSSVVHVHIKRHEMTDLPETDEGVSQWCKDIFVAKDALLDKHKSEGTFGVEPRQLGRPIKSLLVVVFWSSLLSYATFRFFKWTELLSTWKGVVLTIAAVILVTIVMHIFIRFSQSERSSTARAARNRAKKD from the exons ATGTCGATCGCCGCGGCGTTGGTTGTGGTTCCCCTCGGCCTTATTTTCCTCCTCTCGGGGTTAATCGTGAATCTCGTCCAG GCTATCTTTTTCATCACAATTCGGCCTTTCTCGAAAAGTCTTTACAGGAGGATTAACAGAGTGGTGGCGGAATTACTGTGGCTCCAGGTTATCTGGCTTGTTGACTGGTGGGCTGGTGTCAAG GTCCAGTTATTTGCGGATTCAAAAACTTATGCATTAATGG GTAAAGAGCATGCACTTGTCATTTCAAACCATAAAAGTGACATTGATTGGCTTGTTGGATGGATTTTGTCTCAG CGGTCAGGTTGTCTTGGTAGCACGTTAGCAGTGATGAAGAAATCATCAAAGTTCCTGCCA GTTATTGGTTGGTCAATGTGGTTTACTGAATACCTCTTTCTGGAAAGAAGTTGGACCAAGGATGAAAGCACCCTGAAA TCAGGTTTGCAACAATTAAAGGACTTCCCTAGACCATTTTGGTTGGCTCTTTTTGTCGAAGGGACACGTTTTACGCCAGCAAAACTTTTAGCAGCACAAGAGTATGCAGCTTCACAGGGTCTCCCAATCCCTAGAAATGTTCTCATTCCTCGTACCAAG GGTTTCGTTTCAGCTGTAAGTATTATGCGATCTTTTGTTCCTGCTATCTATGACGTAACAGTAGCTATTCCTTCAGATCAACCTCCACCAACAATGTTTAGGATTCTAAAAGGCCAATCTTCAGTG GTACATGTCCATATTAAGCGGCATGAAATGACTGATCTACCTGAAACAGATGAGGGAGTGTCACAGTGGTGTAAAGACATATTTGTGGCTAAG GATGCTTTACTGGATAAACACAAATCGGAGGGCACTTTTGGTGTTGAACCAAGACAACTTGGTCGGCCTATAAAGTCTTTGCTG GTGGTGGTATTTTGGTCGAGTCTTCTGTCATATGCTACATTCAGATTCTTCAAATGGACAGAACTCTTGTCGACATGGAAAGGAGTTGTGCTCACCATAGCAGCAGTTATACTGGTTACAATAGTTATGCACATTTTTATCCGTTTCTCACAGTCTGAGCGATCAAGCACAGCCAGAGCTGCACGGAACCGAGCAAAGAAAGATTAA
- the LOC135626215 gene encoding 1-acyl-sn-glycerol-3-phosphate acyltransferase PLS1-like isoform X1 — protein sequence MSIAAALVVVPLGLIFLLSGLIVNLVQAIFFITIRPFSKSLYRRINRVVAELLWLQVIWLVDWWAGVKKMRSLRERQLAYEIEVQLFADSKTYALMGKEHALVISNHKSDIDWLVGWILSQRSGCLGSTLAVMKKSSKFLPVIGWSMWFTEYLFLERSWTKDESTLKSGLQQLKDFPRPFWLALFVEGTRFTPAKLLAAQEYAASQGLPIPRNVLIPRTKGFVSAVSIMRSFVPAIYDVTVAIPSDQPPPTMFRILKGQSSVVHVHIKRHEMTDLPETDEGVSQWCKDIFVAKDALLDKHKSEGTFGVEPRQLGRPIKSLLVVVFWSSLLSYATFRFFKWTELLSTWKGVVLTIAAVILVTIVMHIFIRFSQSERSSTARAARNRAKKD from the exons ATGTCGATCGCCGCGGCGTTGGTTGTGGTTCCCCTCGGCCTTATTTTCCTCCTCTCGGGGTTAATCGTGAATCTCGTCCAG GCTATCTTTTTCATCACAATTCGGCCTTTCTCGAAAAGTCTTTACAGGAGGATTAACAGAGTGGTGGCGGAATTACTGTGGCTCCAGGTTATCTGGCTTGTTGACTGGTGGGCTGGTGTCAAG AAGATGAGGAGTCTAAGAGAGCGTCAACTGGCTTATGAGATCGAG GTCCAGTTATTTGCGGATTCAAAAACTTATGCATTAATGG GTAAAGAGCATGCACTTGTCATTTCAAACCATAAAAGTGACATTGATTGGCTTGTTGGATGGATTTTGTCTCAG CGGTCAGGTTGTCTTGGTAGCACGTTAGCAGTGATGAAGAAATCATCAAAGTTCCTGCCA GTTATTGGTTGGTCAATGTGGTTTACTGAATACCTCTTTCTGGAAAGAAGTTGGACCAAGGATGAAAGCACCCTGAAA TCAGGTTTGCAACAATTAAAGGACTTCCCTAGACCATTTTGGTTGGCTCTTTTTGTCGAAGGGACACGTTTTACGCCAGCAAAACTTTTAGCAGCACAAGAGTATGCAGCTTCACAGGGTCTCCCAATCCCTAGAAATGTTCTCATTCCTCGTACCAAG GGTTTCGTTTCAGCTGTAAGTATTATGCGATCTTTTGTTCCTGCTATCTATGACGTAACAGTAGCTATTCCTTCAGATCAACCTCCACCAACAATGTTTAGGATTCTAAAAGGCCAATCTTCAGTG GTACATGTCCATATTAAGCGGCATGAAATGACTGATCTACCTGAAACAGATGAGGGAGTGTCACAGTGGTGTAAAGACATATTTGTGGCTAAG GATGCTTTACTGGATAAACACAAATCGGAGGGCACTTTTGGTGTTGAACCAAGACAACTTGGTCGGCCTATAAAGTCTTTGCTG GTGGTGGTATTTTGGTCGAGTCTTCTGTCATATGCTACATTCAGATTCTTCAAATGGACAGAACTCTTGTCGACATGGAAAGGAGTTGTGCTCACCATAGCAGCAGTTATACTGGTTACAATAGTTATGCACATTTTTATCCGTTTCTCACAGTCTGAGCGATCAAGCACAGCCAGAGCTGCACGGAACCGAGCAAAGAAAGATTAA